The segment CTGCCTCTGGCGCTGGAGATGTACGAGGACACCTACCTCGGCACGGCGGAGAGCGCCGTCCGGTTCGTCGAGGACGTGGGCCTCGACAACGTCGGCCTGAATCCGGACGTGGCGAACCTGATCCGGCTGCACCGACCGGTCGAGGACTGGCGCGACGTCTTCACCGCCACCCTGCCGTACGCGAACTACCTGCACGTGAAGAACTACTCGCGCGACGAGGCCGGCGACGGATCGTGGGCGACGTCCGCGCCGTCGACGATGGAGGCCGGCCTCATCAACTACCGGCAGGTCTTCCGGGAGGCCGTCGACGTCGGATTCCGCGGGATCATCCTCGCCGAGCAGTACGGCGGCGACAGCCTGGGCGTCTGCGCGACGAATCAGGCGTACATCCGAACGCTCTTGCCCCAGAAGTGATCACGAGAAGGAGAACCCGACGATGAGTTCCATGACAGCAGCCGTAGTCGGTTCCGGCTACATGGGGGGCGGGATCGCCCAGATGCTCGCCCTTTCGGGAGTGCCGGTGTCCCTCGCCGACGTGACGGCCGAGATCGCCGCCGCCAACCACGAACGCCTCCTCGAGGAGGCCCGCCAGTTCGTGGCCGACGGCCTCTTCCCGGCCGACGCGGTGGAGCGGATCCGGGCGCTCGTCACGCCGGCGGCGTCCGTGGAGGACGCCGTCGCCGGGGCCGACTTCATCGAGGAGGCCGTCCCGGAGAAGATCGAGATCAAGCACGCGACCCTCCGCAGGATCAGCGAGGCCGCTCGGCCGGACGCGGTCATCGGCTCGAACACGTCCACCATCCAGATCGGCGCACTGGCGACAGCGGTCGTCGGCCCCGAGCGCTTCCTCGGAGTTCACTTCTCCAACCCGGCGCCGTTCATCCCGGGTGTGGAGCTCATCCCCCACGCGACCACCACGGCGGAGGCCGTCGATCTCGCCGAGAGCGTCGTGCGCGCGACGGGCAAGCAGACCGCCCGCATCTCGGACAGCGTCGGCTTCGTCCTCAACCGCCTGCAGTACGCCCTGTTCACCGAGGCGAG is part of the Frondihabitans sp. 762G35 genome and harbors:
- a CDS encoding 3-hydroxyacyl-CoA dehydrogenase family protein, with translation MSSMTAAVVGSGYMGGGIAQMLALSGVPVSLADVTAEIAAANHERLLEEARQFVADGLFPADAVERIRALVTPAASVEDAVAGADFIEEAVPEKIEIKHATLRRISEAARPDAVIGSNTSTIQIGALATAVVGPERFLGVHFSNPAPFIPGVELIPHATTTAEAVDLAESVVRATGKQTARISDSVGFVLNRLQYALFTEASEIVEEGIATAEDVDTIVRTTFGFRLPFFGPFAIADMAGLDVYAFCYESLQTRWPERFATPRSLADHVAAGHLGTKSGAGYLDVPAERTAELVAYRNRAYVAMSKLLDELGPPPLG